A window of Phaseolus vulgaris cultivar G19833 chromosome 4, P. vulgaris v2.0, whole genome shotgun sequence genomic DNA:
ggtgaacaaaactggttttctgaaaagaaaacgtcctggcttttctttcccgtatcttccttctgtgatttgtttatggacgtgcctccttaacTGGGTGCAAacgacatatgaaagtacttgtgtgaatttttcagtgcaatacggacccagaataaaattgcagaaagttgggcgaaatttcacaatttttgtAGAGGATAGATAGcctttggtttgcacaaaatttctgaaaaattctcccgaaatagttttttcctgaaattccatataagaatctccactgaatttgggacaaaacgcgacaaatttcgggtcaaacagatgagtattcacccatgaaaaaaatcaaacagtttcacacacagacGAACATTCCTTTCAGCCGAGGCagtgattaataaaaaatttattgacaaTCTCTtgggacgaatctggagctcaagtctcagccaaaactcaataaacacagtgacgaacgtgtggtaaaaatttcagaccaaaatagccaaggagtaaggcgtagtaatcccagaccgagagtgaacaaaactggttttccgaaaacaaaacgtcctggcttttcttccccgtatcttccttttgtgatttgtttatggacgtgcctccttacctgggtgcaaacaacatatgaaagtacttgtgtgaattttttcagcgcaatacggacccagaataaaattgcagaaaattGGGCGacatttcacaagttttggtagaggatagcctttgatttgcacaaaatttctgaaaaattctcctgaaatagtttttccctgaaatttcacgtaagaatctgctctgaatttgggacaaaacgcgaaaaatttcgggtcaaacggatgagtattacccacgaaaaaaatcaaacagtttcacacacaaacgaaccttcataattttttattgtgtttaaaaaatttattgtcaatcttgtgggacgaatcttaCGAATATTCGtttctgtgtgaaactgttttattttttttctaactgAATTCTCATCCGTTTGAGCTGAAATTTATTGCGTTTGGTCCCAAATTTTGTTGGGATTCTTACACAGAATTTCAATGAGAAACTGTTTCGggaaaaaaattctgaaatttctTGCACTCCAAAACTATCCTCTTTCCAGATTTGTGAAATTTTtccctaatttctgcaattttgtTTTGAGTTCATATTACGTTGACGTTGTTAAGAACATTTCCCAACATTCCTCCTCGAGGTAAAGAATAGATGTCAAATGTCAATCACACCCAAGTAATGAATAGATGTCAGATGTCACAATTTGTCTATCCTCATAAAAGGATTTATCAAATTTCCATTGTTCGCGTTCCCGAAGGTGTCCCTCTCTTTTAAGAGAATTCGCGGCATGTTAAATCTTGTAaaaatattgtagattttaGGTATTATATAatgcaaaaaatttaaaaagaaagatTTCTAACTAAAATTTTCCTAaaagaggttagggtagatgtAAAAGCAAAATGTAATATCTATTCGTTGATAAAAGTAggatttattttctttgtaagtgattttttttttttttcaaaagcatGCATAAAATGAAACTTTTGAACTACACTAGAAACAAATTGAGAAACATTcattagaaaaaaagaagattaaaaaaagtgtacaaggtcgttagaaaatataagagaagtaagaaaaagattaaatacatgtgtttatttatcctaattattttttgtctttaaaattggtttatatttcatgatttttttttctagtgtaTGCAGTTATGTGTTCACATGGATTTCAAAATTTCTCATATTTTAGGAAAGGAAATAATTGTGAACTGCTTTTGCTCTGCATGATGAGTGAGAGCATTGATGGACAACAAATATAATTGAAACAGTAACATACAAATAAGAAAAGTGGGTTCTATTTTATTCCTTCAAAGACAAGTTTAGAATCAAATAGACCCACTAAGAGGTTCAACAAAAGAGTTTGGTTCAGAAATCCACTTTCCAATCTACAATGTTCTAAGAATTAATGTTTCAAGTATTTGCATTACAAAACTCCATTCTAAGAATTAAGGGTTGTACAGGAACTCCTCATCAGAACCCAATTTGAAGCCCTTGTACTTATTTCCTCTGTATAATATCATGGTACAGTGCTACACACCAACTTTGGAAGAGCTGTGGAAGAAATAAGGTAGAAAGAAACAAAAGCATAAGCACATTGTTCCATTTAAATGATTAACTTAAAAATCAAGAAAGAATGGGTGTATCCATCATAAATACATTAGCATACAAATTTTTTATAGAGCTGCATGTTTAGATTTTTCCAATTAAAGTGCAGTTCTAAAGCTTCACAATGTTAATTGCATTCACAGCTAGCTTcatatttagataaaaaaagtgttaaaataaacaaatgtgCTGCAATGGAGTTGGACTAGCTACAGCTTGAATTGAATACACTCAGAGATTTGGAACTTTTCCCAAAATCCTATCAAACTCAGTCTTCATTGAACACCATAAGACTTATTTTAATGCCTAAAAATCTTGATGAAATATCGAAGAcctttttaataaagaaaaaagtggtttaaaaatacttttaaattccAATTACAAGTTCCTTAGATACAGAATGTCCTTTATGTCCACTGCAGTTTCCATTCAAAACTTCATTTTTTGGATCATTTAGTTCCAGTGATCTATTATTAAGTTTAAGTTCATTTTTTTGTCAGAAACTGTAGTAACATGAAATAAGAACAACACAAAATACTCTGTTCGGAATGGATGCCAAATGCCAAACCACCTTCACGATTTTCGTAGTATTCTAAAATTAGGAAAAACATTCGGTTGGAATTTAATTTCaacataaaaattgaaataattttgcaCGAAAATAAGAGTAAAATAAGAGTAATTGATTCATGAAAAACGTAGTTGAGTTCAAGTATATCATGTGCTGCTCTTGTTTGAAAAATGGCAATTATAGGGTTACCGTTTGCAACTAAGAAAATGGTAATCGAAAAGGTACAAAGATATTGTGGAGAATTCGAACCTGTTGAAGTGCCAGACAAATTCAAATAGGTGCACGCCTAATTTTGAACTTCTGACTCATCTTCTGACCAATCATCCAGTTCCAGTTTTTGGATGTGAGCAATCTTTCCCCAGTCTTCGCCATCTGGATTCCGACAACGCTTCTCCAGCAATGGACAAATCAAGATTTTAAGAGAAGAGATGGATTTGGGGAGACCCTCCGCTGGTAAGCATTCAAGGCTGGGACAATCAGAAAGTGTGAGAGAGGAGAGGTGGCAGAGACCCTTGTAGTGCATCTTTTTAAGATTTGAACAACTATAGACTTCTAAAGAGGTTAGAGAGCGTGGCAGCAAAACTTCATCGGGAAAACACTCCACCTCCAAATTTTCAATAACCAAGGTTTGAAGACATGTGTTGGGATCCAAGTTCTGTCTCAAGGAGGCGATAAGTTTTAAACATGAAAGAGAcattctttttatatttaatggcAAACCTCCATCTGGGAACAACTCAACTTCTGGACACTTCATTATATGCAGCCCGGTAAGGGACGGAAACAGGATTTGCATGGGTTTGGGAAACAGGAATGATTTAAATCGACGGCAATCTTCAATACGTAGATCCATGAGATGATTATGAGCGTACTCCTGTGAAATTCTTTCTATGTGGTGGCAGTGTATCAGTTGAAGAGAACGGAGCTTTGGAAAGAAATGTAGTGGAAAGATTGTAAGAGAGTCCGTGCCTCCATCAGTATGCGATGCGTCCATACTGTTTCCGCTAATTCTGAGCTCATCACTAACAACTTCTTTCGTACCTTTCAGTTTCGGACATATAAACACAAGAAGCTGTCGAAGACGTGGAAAAGAAGTAGTTTTACACTCCCATTCTTCCCATTCCTTCATATTGACGAATGACAGACTCTCCAAGGATGCAAACGAAGAGTTGCTCCCATAAAATTCAGCACCAATGCTCACTATTCCATCAAGCCCTGTAATCTCAAGGGTCTTCAGTGATGACAAAAGTCCAAGGGGAGGCAAACATAGGCAGTATTTACAGTTCTCCAACCGTAAAAACACCAGATTTGATAACGAATTATCGAATACCCAACTTGGGAATTCTATACCACTGTAGTTCTTGATTAACAAATGCTTCAAGTGATTGGAAGATTGTAGATTCTGAAGTacttccttttctttccttgGATCATCAGGGCTCTGGTTCGACTTCCAATCTAATTCTAGCTCCACAAGGTGTTTATCTTTCACATTTGCTTCTAATGCGTCCAAAGGATTCAAAATATTCTGCACGTCATTGATTGATAGCCTTCCATGAAGATTGAGTCCTCCCAACCCGCCCAGTTGTTTAGTACTAACCTCACTATTTCTATCGACGATAAACTTATCCAATTCTTGAAGATTCTTCAATTCTCCAAAATGCATTGGCATCTTTCTCACTTTTGTACCTTCAAATTCCAGGCAACGCAATCTGGTAAGTTTATGCAAATTTAAGGGAAACTCCTCCAACTTTGAACAAAATTTCAACTTCAGTATTAGTAAGTTATAGAGCAAACATATCGAGTCAGGTAGCTTTTGTATCTCTGTAGAGGAAAGATCTAACGAATGGAGATGTGAAAGATCACCTATAGAATCCGGGACCTCTCTAAGGAATGAACAACAACTAAAAGATAACATGCGGATAAACTTAATCTTGGAAAACAAATCATGTATCGAAATCTTGAAATCCCATGGAGATCTCCCATATTGTGAGATAGGAAGAAATGAACGAAGTCTTTTAGCATTAGTTAAACTCTCTAAACCATCAAAACTTTTGACATCACGgaattcaaatgaaaaatgacgGGTTGTTTTCGGTATACATCGGCCTTTATCAAATTTCAACCTGAAACAGAAATCCACACATACATATTTTGCCAAATCATTCAGAAGGTCATGCATGACGAAACATCTCCCACCACCtgattgttgaaagaaagaccTTGACAGTAGATCATTGAAGTACTCTTCACCAACTTCTTCTGGATGTCTAATATGTTGTGGACTTTGTAGAAAATTTTGGGCCATCCACACCAAAATTAACTCCGCCTTCACAAACAGATAATCTTTGGGGAATAAGGCACAATAAGAAAAACACCTTTTAAGATGAGAAGGAAGATAGCGATAGCTCAAAAATAACGCAGGAATAATTTCACTGTGTTCTTTTGGTAACTCCCATATGTTACTTTCCAATATGTTCTTCCAATCTGAAATGGATGACTTTGTGCGTAAAAGACATCCAATTGTTTTCAGAGCTAGAGGTAATCCCTTGCACTTCTCAACTATCCTTCTACCAACCTTCATTAACTCATCATTCAATTCAAGATCACCATCTTTTAATGcatgattttcaaaaactttccagcaTTCATCCTCTCCTAATTGCTTTAGAAGATGCACTTCAGACCTCATGCTAGAAGCAACTTTCTCACCACGAGTTGTGACAAGAATTCTACTTCTTGGAGCCCCATAGCTAAGAGGAGTTCGCACGGCTTCCCATTCTGCTGGTCTTTCGTTCCAAACATCATCCAAAACAAGAAGAAATTTCTTTCCTGACAATTTTTCTTTCAGTTTTTTGTGAACCATTTCTAGGTTCTCACTGTCATCTTTTTGATTTGTGATTGCCTCAAGAATTGTTCTTGTCACTGtcaaaacatgaaaatgatCAGAAATACAGATCCATGCTTTGACATCAAATTTTGCATCTTCGATCTTTGGGTCACTGTACACATGCTGGGCGAGTGTGGTCTTACCCAACCCACCCATGCCCACAATGGAAAGTATTGATGGCTGGTTAGGATTGTCAGTTTCAGATGTGAgccaattaattattatatcttTATCAGCATCTCTCCCATAAATAACACTTTCAACCACCAAAGAAGATGATGGCAATTTCTGTGACATTCTACTGCCTGATCTATCATTATCATCATAATAAGTACCCTTTTTCAAACCAAGAGCATCCTTTTGGTTTGCAAGATATTCTAGTCTCCGCAGGACTTCTTTCATCTCTGATTCAATTTTCTTGTTAAATGAAGTAGAGTTGAAGAAATTTGATACCTTGGAAGTAAAGGTTTGAGGTTGGGATTGAGCTTCGACTTGGCATCTGGTGAGTTCATAGTCTATTTCACCCAACAGATCCTCTGCATCAAAGACAGCCTCTTTGACATCAAAAAGCCATGCTTTGACGTGTGGATCTGTGAACTGCTTTAGTTCAGCATCATCAGCGAGGGCATTGATGGAGTGCAGCATGATTTTCAAATTGCGGAGGAGCTTCTCATCAAGTTTTCTTCCACGAAAGAAGTCTACAATTTGAGGAGAAGCGAGCCTATCGAATGCAACCTGAAGAAAGGCGTTGGAAATGAAGTGAAATGGATTGAGTGGAGGAATGAATGGTATAGTGATGAATGAAAAGAGTAGTTAGAAAAGATGACTTGACTTTAAGAACATGTTGTTCTTTTATGGCAACTCAACCAATATAAAATGTGAGCTGTTGGATATTCATTCAACGGTTGTGATGAATGAACGAATGGAAAGAGGGTTGTGGGCCCCAGTGAAGCAGTAATTGTTAACTGTTTCTGATGTACTAATTGGCATCCTTTCGTTATTCACTTAATTTCGTTTATGTCTTTCTTTTCTctgtatttataatttttttaatttggttcaatagtaatttttatctctttatttatacttttattatttttgaaaggTCTCAAAttagttttacttttatttaaaattagtcagaaaagatattttaatattgtttcaTTGAATAACTTTAGAGTGGGACTTAACATTGATTTGGTATTATTGTAGTTACGTATTAAATTTGGATGATATTTTGATATGTGATTTTAGAAGAATACAGTGACGTTGTTATCTTTATGAGCCATCGTGAATTGATGTACTTTGTTGGTTATTCTACATTTATTTCATAAGGTAACTGTAATTTTGCAATTATTTGAATAATGTTGTGGTGTTTGTTGTTCTATGTATAATAGTGTGCTTAAAATACTATGCAAACAAGACTAATAGAAGTATCACTCTTGACCACCCTCTTTTTTAGgtttttttcctttaattcTTCTAATTACAGAATTTTATAGCCTCCGACCCTGCAGTTATATTACATTGAAGACAGAAAATAATTATCTCTTTAAGCATCATCAACTTTAAGTCCTTTTGAATAACATGCTTTTGAATAATTATCTCTGAAGGAAGGAGCAAAAATGTCCTAGCTCAATCTAGTGCTCAAgctaaaaaaatctataaatatgagacttatgaatgaataggaagatatataatttttagtttaatagttttgttctattttctttctttctatttgTAAAAGTAGTATATTAAGTGGAGACTTATGAGTGTGTTGTACTACCTCCAGATATAAAAGGGATGGTGTAAAAGAAAGTGTGGAAAAATAGTAATTGAAAATTATAGGATTAGTGTCTGAAACAAAGAAGATTGTAATAGAAAAGATAGAGAGATATTGTGCAGAATTAGCAGGTGTTCAAGTTGCAGACAAAGGGAAATAAAAGAGTGTGAGAGTGAAAATGATATGCCATAGATAAAATCAGTGTTTTTCAACTTAGAATCTCTTAACCATCATGTTGAAAAGTTCCAATAAATGAATACATATTTTCATTAGGATCCTCACATTTAACCATAGCCCTGAACTTTTGGAGAGATTTTTCATCATGAAGATGAGTTGTCACCTCCAAAGCATGCTTTCACCTATAGGCCATAAAAGATTTTGTATTTGACATATGTATTCAAATTTAAAGAAGAAGTTACTATATGTTGGAGAATATCATGTGGAGTATTGAGTTTCCATGGTGCACAGAAGATAG
This region includes:
- the LOC137836696 gene encoding putative disease resistance RPP13-like protein 1, coding for MLHSINALADDAELKQFTDPHVKAWLFDVKEAVFDAEDLLGEIDYELTRCQVEAQSQPQTFTSKVSNFFNSTSFNKKIESEMKEVLRRLEYLANQKDALGLKKGTYYDDNDRSGSRMSQKLPSSSLVVESVIYGRDADKDIIINWLTSETDNPNQPSILSIVGMGGLGKTTLAQHVYSDPKIEDAKFDVKAWICISDHFHVLTVTRTILEAITNQKDDSENLEMVHKKLKEKLSGKKFLLVLDDVWNERPAEWEAVRTPLSYGAPRSRILVTTRGEKVASSMRSEVHLLKQLGEDECWKVFENHALKDGDLELNDELMKVGRRIVEKCKGLPLALKTIGCLLRTKSSISDWKNILESNIWELPKEHSEIIPALFLSYRYLPSHLKRCFSYCALFPKDYLFVKAELILVWMAQNFLQSPQHIRHPEEVGEEYFNDLLSRSFFQQSGGGRCFVMHDLLNDLAKYVCVDFCFRLKFDKGRCIPKTTRHFSFEFRDVKSFDGLESLTNAKRLRSFLPISQYGRSPWDFKISIHDLFSKIKFIRMLSFSCCSFLREVPDSIGDLSHLHSLDLSSTEIQKLPDSICLLYNLLILKLKFCSKLEEFPLNLHKLTRLRCLEFEGTKVRKMPMHFGELKNLQELDKFIVDRNSEVSTKQLGGLGGLNLHGRLSINDVQNILNPLDALEANVKDKHLVELELDWKSNQSPDDPRKEKEVLQNLQSSNHLKHLLIKNYSGIEFPSWVFDNSLSNLVFLRLENCKYCLCLPPLGLLSSLKTLEITGLDGIVSIGAEFYGSNSSFASLESLSFVNMKEWEEWECKTTSFPRLRQLLVFICPKLKGTKEVVSDELRISGNSMDASHTDGGTDSLTIFPLHFFPKLRSLQLIHCHHIERISQEYAHNHLMDLRIEDCRRFKSFLFPKPMQILFPSLTGLHIMKCPEVELFPDGGLPLNIKRMSLSCLKLIASLRQNLDPNTCLQTLVIENLEVECFPDEVLLPRSLTSLEVYSCSNLKKMHYKGLCHLSSLTLSDCPSLECLPAEGLPKSISSLKILICPLLEKRCRNPDGEDWGKIAHIQKLELDDWSEDESEVQN